A single genomic interval of Anopheles darlingi chromosome X, idAnoDarlMG_H_01, whole genome shotgun sequence harbors:
- the LOC125955792 gene encoding uncharacterized protein LOC125955792 isoform X3 → MESVRAAAPETNLSPDGSFTDDSGGCLVGRAAVPSARATTAKNQDLTSSPDSEPDRAVIESYATLTRIPEGSDYSWTRHPRSARASDKIIEERNPATNDSSPTNHSAAQRESHRTTASSGTSVLLDSTADNQTSLLQVVHDDLELSALAATTDSHAFAAKKGTHGYHGKHHHRHRRLSDDLAGVGESYGRGGGTQYPAVGSGRDLDGAAAPQLSCTTLSAIMEAIKHSTESINRTISEKMRDSETMSRPRSAVSSSNSLPTASRFHSLGAHSPSPSVHASVQGGGAFHQSYSPGVISDMVREIRENSRIREEALMANMRSIMEDRSWMQNETLTRLTRDVEDLKRNFQSVRTDVDGMKSALEGMRSEVANLGLQMNYLMAQQQLLAHAPANYSPSNLTHGQPATPHQPLVASGVTMRRTVDHCLQQQQQQQHHHYYPAAAAARLSIPPVPSDDGEYGAKQGTVYEMALPNATSHKAPPSPRTGLLVRDDVSSIHLDHVTTANTSDNDCTLALRQQLQAALRVQGLYEDHIAALTRRTLSLQGEIEHSKGGARNGTSPTDSLPNAGRPGPVSTTVPGGTGAHGMVSPRDNLPYIQMLTGPVTDL, encoded by the exons ATAGCGGCGGTTGCCTGGTGGGTAGAGCAGCTGTACCATCGGCCAGAGCTACGACCGCAAAGAAT CAGGACCTCACCAGCAGTCCCGACTCCGAACCGGATCGAGCGGTTATCGAGAGTTACGCAACGCTGACACGCATTCCGGAGGGTTCGGATTACTCGTGGACGAGGCACCCGCGTTCCGCGCGCGCTTCCGATAAGATAATCGAGGAAAGAAATCCAGCCACTAACGACAGCTCACCAACGAACCATTCGGCAGCGCAACG TGAATCCCACCGAACGACGGCTAGCAGCGGCACGTCCGTCCTACTTGATTCCACCGCCGACAACCAAACCTCCCTGCTGCAGGTCGTTCACGATGACCTTGAGCTGAGCGCACTGGCGGCCACGACCGACTCGCACGCGTTCGCCGCCAAGAAAGGGACGCACGGCTATCACGgcaagcaccaccatcggcaccgtcgCCTATCAGACGATCTGGCTGGTGTGGGCGAGAGTTATGGCCGGGGAGGAGGCACCCAGTACCCGGCGGTTGGTAGCGGGCGCGATCTGGAcggggcagcagcacctcaaCTCAGTTGCACGACGCTCTCCGCCATCATGGAGGCCATCAAACACTCGACGGAATCGATCAATCGCACCATCAGCGAGAAGATGC GAGATTCGGAGACGATGAGCCGACCGAGAAGcgcggtcagcagcagtaacagtttGCCGACGGCTTCGCGCTTCCACAGCCTAGGAGCACACAGTCCGTCACCGTCGGTGCACGCGTCCgtgcagggtggtggtgccttcCATCAATCGTACAGCCCGGGCGTCATCTCCGATATGGTGCGCGAGATTCGGGAAAACTCGCGCATCCGCGAGGAAGCCCTCATGGCAAACATGCGCTCGATCATGGAGGATCGCTCCTGGATGCAGAACGAAACGCTGACCCGGTTGACGCGGGACGTGGAGGACCTGAAGCGCAACTTCCAGTCGGTACGCACCGACGTAGACGGCATGAAGTCGGCGCTCGAGGGCATGCGATCGGAGGTGGCCAACCTCGGGCTGCAGATGAACTACCtgatggcgcagcagcagctgctggcgcaCGCACCTGCCAACTACAGCCCGAGCAACCTCACCCACGGTCAACCAGCAACCCCGCACCAGCCGCTCGTAGCGAGTGGTGTGACGATGCGCCGAACCGTGGACCActgtctgcagcagcagcagcagcagcaacatcaccactACTATccagcggcggctgctgcacgGCTATCGATACCGCCGGTACCATCGGATGATGGCGAGTATGGTGCCAAGCAGGGAACCGTCTACGAGATGGCGTTGCCCAACGCCACTAGCCACAAAGCACCGCCCTCACCGCGCACCGGCTTGCTGGTGCGGGACGATGTAAGCTCGATCCACCTCGATCACGTCACCACCGCCAATACCTCGGATAACGATTGTACGCTGGCACTgcgccagcagctgcaggcAGCGTTGCGTGTGCAGGGCCTGTACGAGGATCACATTGCGGCCCTCACCCGCCGTACCCTCTCGCTGCAGGGTGAGATCGAGCACAGCAAGGGAGGCGCACGGAACGGCACGTCGCCTACCGATTCGTTGCCAAACGCGGGCCGACCAGGGCCGGTCAGCACAACCGTGCCGGGCGGTACCGGTGCACACGGTATGGTTTCACCGCGGGACAACCTACCGTACATCCAGATGCTGACCGGTCCGGTGACGGACCTTTAA
- the LOC125955792 gene encoding uncharacterized protein LOC125955792 isoform X2, with translation MESVRAAAPETNLSPDGSFTDDSGGCLVGRAAVPSARATTAKNDLTSSPDSEPDRAVIESYATLTRIPEGSDYSWTRHPRSARASDKIIEERNPATNDSSPTNHSAAQRELMSIHSSDSESHRTTASSGTSVLLDSTADNQTSLLQVVHDDLELSALAATTDSHAFAAKKGTHGYHGKHHHRHRRLSDDLAGVGESYGRGGGTQYPAVGSGRDLDGAAAPQLSCTTLSAIMEAIKHSTESINRTISEKMRDSETMSRPRSAVSSSNSLPTASRFHSLGAHSPSPSVHASVQGGGAFHQSYSPGVISDMVREIRENSRIREEALMANMRSIMEDRSWMQNETLTRLTRDVEDLKRNFQSVRTDVDGMKSALEGMRSEVANLGLQMNYLMAQQQLLAHAPANYSPSNLTHGQPATPHQPLVASGVTMRRTVDHCLQQQQQQQHHHYYPAAAAARLSIPPVPSDDGEYGAKQGTVYEMALPNATSHKAPPSPRTGLLVRDDVSSIHLDHVTTANTSDNDCTLALRQQLQAALRVQGLYEDHIAALTRRTLSLQGEIEHSKGGARNGTSPTDSLPNAGRPGPVSTTVPGGTGAHGMVSPRDNLPYIQMLTGPVTDL, from the exons ATAGCGGCGGTTGCCTGGTGGGTAGAGCAGCTGTACCATCGGCCAGAGCTACGACCGCAAAGAAT GACCTCACCAGCAGTCCCGACTCCGAACCGGATCGAGCGGTTATCGAGAGTTACGCAACGCTGACACGCATTCCGGAGGGTTCGGATTACTCGTGGACGAGGCACCCGCGTTCCGCGCGCGCTTCCGATAAGATAATCGAGGAAAGAAATCCAGCCACTAACGACAGCTCACCAACGAACCATTCGGCAGCGCAACG CGAGCTCATGTCTATTCACTCGTCCGATAGTGAATCCCACCGAACGACGGCTAGCAGCGGCACGTCCGTCCTACTTGATTCCACCGCCGACAACCAAACCTCCCTGCTGCAGGTCGTTCACGATGACCTTGAGCTGAGCGCACTGGCGGCCACGACCGACTCGCACGCGTTCGCCGCCAAGAAAGGGACGCACGGCTATCACGgcaagcaccaccatcggcaccgtcgCCTATCAGACGATCTGGCTGGTGTGGGCGAGAGTTATGGCCGGGGAGGAGGCACCCAGTACCCGGCGGTTGGTAGCGGGCGCGATCTGGAcggggcagcagcacctcaaCTCAGTTGCACGACGCTCTCCGCCATCATGGAGGCCATCAAACACTCGACGGAATCGATCAATCGCACCATCAGCGAGAAGATGC GAGATTCGGAGACGATGAGCCGACCGAGAAGcgcggtcagcagcagtaacagtttGCCGACGGCTTCGCGCTTCCACAGCCTAGGAGCACACAGTCCGTCACCGTCGGTGCACGCGTCCgtgcagggtggtggtgccttcCATCAATCGTACAGCCCGGGCGTCATCTCCGATATGGTGCGCGAGATTCGGGAAAACTCGCGCATCCGCGAGGAAGCCCTCATGGCAAACATGCGCTCGATCATGGAGGATCGCTCCTGGATGCAGAACGAAACGCTGACCCGGTTGACGCGGGACGTGGAGGACCTGAAGCGCAACTTCCAGTCGGTACGCACCGACGTAGACGGCATGAAGTCGGCGCTCGAGGGCATGCGATCGGAGGTGGCCAACCTCGGGCTGCAGATGAACTACCtgatggcgcagcagcagctgctggcgcaCGCACCTGCCAACTACAGCCCGAGCAACCTCACCCACGGTCAACCAGCAACCCCGCACCAGCCGCTCGTAGCGAGTGGTGTGACGATGCGCCGAACCGTGGACCActgtctgcagcagcagcagcagcagcaacatcaccactACTATccagcggcggctgctgcacgGCTATCGATACCGCCGGTACCATCGGATGATGGCGAGTATGGTGCCAAGCAGGGAACCGTCTACGAGATGGCGTTGCCCAACGCCACTAGCCACAAAGCACCGCCCTCACCGCGCACCGGCTTGCTGGTGCGGGACGATGTAAGCTCGATCCACCTCGATCACGTCACCACCGCCAATACCTCGGATAACGATTGTACGCTGGCACTgcgccagcagctgcaggcAGCGTTGCGTGTGCAGGGCCTGTACGAGGATCACATTGCGGCCCTCACCCGCCGTACCCTCTCGCTGCAGGGTGAGATCGAGCACAGCAAGGGAGGCGCACGGAACGGCACGTCGCCTACCGATTCGTTGCCAAACGCGGGCCGACCAGGGCCGGTCAGCACAACCGTGCCGGGCGGTACCGGTGCACACGGTATGGTTTCACCGCGGGACAACCTACCGTACATCCAGATGCTGACCGGTCCGGTGACGGACCTTTAA
- the LOC125955792 gene encoding uncharacterized protein LOC125955792 isoform X1, with amino-acid sequence MESVRAAAPETNLSPDGSFTDDSGGCLVGRAAVPSARATTAKNQDLTSSPDSEPDRAVIESYATLTRIPEGSDYSWTRHPRSARASDKIIEERNPATNDSSPTNHSAAQRELMSIHSSDSESHRTTASSGTSVLLDSTADNQTSLLQVVHDDLELSALAATTDSHAFAAKKGTHGYHGKHHHRHRRLSDDLAGVGESYGRGGGTQYPAVGSGRDLDGAAAPQLSCTTLSAIMEAIKHSTESINRTISEKMRDSETMSRPRSAVSSSNSLPTASRFHSLGAHSPSPSVHASVQGGGAFHQSYSPGVISDMVREIRENSRIREEALMANMRSIMEDRSWMQNETLTRLTRDVEDLKRNFQSVRTDVDGMKSALEGMRSEVANLGLQMNYLMAQQQLLAHAPANYSPSNLTHGQPATPHQPLVASGVTMRRTVDHCLQQQQQQQHHHYYPAAAAARLSIPPVPSDDGEYGAKQGTVYEMALPNATSHKAPPSPRTGLLVRDDVSSIHLDHVTTANTSDNDCTLALRQQLQAALRVQGLYEDHIAALTRRTLSLQGEIEHSKGGARNGTSPTDSLPNAGRPGPVSTTVPGGTGAHGMVSPRDNLPYIQMLTGPVTDL; translated from the exons ATAGCGGCGGTTGCCTGGTGGGTAGAGCAGCTGTACCATCGGCCAGAGCTACGACCGCAAAGAAT CAGGACCTCACCAGCAGTCCCGACTCCGAACCGGATCGAGCGGTTATCGAGAGTTACGCAACGCTGACACGCATTCCGGAGGGTTCGGATTACTCGTGGACGAGGCACCCGCGTTCCGCGCGCGCTTCCGATAAGATAATCGAGGAAAGAAATCCAGCCACTAACGACAGCTCACCAACGAACCATTCGGCAGCGCAACG CGAGCTCATGTCTATTCACTCGTCCGATAGTGAATCCCACCGAACGACGGCTAGCAGCGGCACGTCCGTCCTACTTGATTCCACCGCCGACAACCAAACCTCCCTGCTGCAGGTCGTTCACGATGACCTTGAGCTGAGCGCACTGGCGGCCACGACCGACTCGCACGCGTTCGCCGCCAAGAAAGGGACGCACGGCTATCACGgcaagcaccaccatcggcaccgtcgCCTATCAGACGATCTGGCTGGTGTGGGCGAGAGTTATGGCCGGGGAGGAGGCACCCAGTACCCGGCGGTTGGTAGCGGGCGCGATCTGGAcggggcagcagcacctcaaCTCAGTTGCACGACGCTCTCCGCCATCATGGAGGCCATCAAACACTCGACGGAATCGATCAATCGCACCATCAGCGAGAAGATGC GAGATTCGGAGACGATGAGCCGACCGAGAAGcgcggtcagcagcagtaacagtttGCCGACGGCTTCGCGCTTCCACAGCCTAGGAGCACACAGTCCGTCACCGTCGGTGCACGCGTCCgtgcagggtggtggtgccttcCATCAATCGTACAGCCCGGGCGTCATCTCCGATATGGTGCGCGAGATTCGGGAAAACTCGCGCATCCGCGAGGAAGCCCTCATGGCAAACATGCGCTCGATCATGGAGGATCGCTCCTGGATGCAGAACGAAACGCTGACCCGGTTGACGCGGGACGTGGAGGACCTGAAGCGCAACTTCCAGTCGGTACGCACCGACGTAGACGGCATGAAGTCGGCGCTCGAGGGCATGCGATCGGAGGTGGCCAACCTCGGGCTGCAGATGAACTACCtgatggcgcagcagcagctgctggcgcaCGCACCTGCCAACTACAGCCCGAGCAACCTCACCCACGGTCAACCAGCAACCCCGCACCAGCCGCTCGTAGCGAGTGGTGTGACGATGCGCCGAACCGTGGACCActgtctgcagcagcagcagcagcagcaacatcaccactACTATccagcggcggctgctgcacgGCTATCGATACCGCCGGTACCATCGGATGATGGCGAGTATGGTGCCAAGCAGGGAACCGTCTACGAGATGGCGTTGCCCAACGCCACTAGCCACAAAGCACCGCCCTCACCGCGCACCGGCTTGCTGGTGCGGGACGATGTAAGCTCGATCCACCTCGATCACGTCACCACCGCCAATACCTCGGATAACGATTGTACGCTGGCACTgcgccagcagctgcaggcAGCGTTGCGTGTGCAGGGCCTGTACGAGGATCACATTGCGGCCCTCACCCGCCGTACCCTCTCGCTGCAGGGTGAGATCGAGCACAGCAAGGGAGGCGCACGGAACGGCACGTCGCCTACCGATTCGTTGCCAAACGCGGGCCGACCAGGGCCGGTCAGCACAACCGTGCCGGGCGGTACCGGTGCACACGGTATGGTTTCACCGCGGGACAACCTACCGTACATCCAGATGCTGACCGGTCCGGTGACGGACCTTTAA